CTCCTCTGCTCCGAAACGAAGCATATGCTGGGTAGTTTGCTGGCAATCTATAAAATGAAATTTGTTTTTAGCCAAAAAACCAACAAGTTTAACCAGGGCTACCTTGGAAGCATCAGGCAGGAAATAAAACATGGACTCTCCAAAAAATGCCTTGCCCAGGGATACCCCATAAACTCCGCCAGCAAGCTTATTGTTGCTCCAGACTTCCACTGAATGAGCGTAACCTGATTTATGCAGACGAATATAAGCATCCATCATTTCAGGTACAATCCATGTTCCATTACCGTCCGGGCGTGACACGCCCGCGCAATACTCTATTACTCTTTCAAATGCCCTGTCTGCAGTGACTGTGAAGCGTCCGGAATTCAGAGTGCGGCGCAGGCTGCGAGAGATATGCAGTTTCTCCGGATAAAGAATCAGCCTGGGGCTGGGAGCCCACCATAAGATGGGGGAGCCTGGGCTGTACCAGGGAAAAATACCCTTGGAATAGGCGTTAAGCAGTCGCTGTTCACTCAAGTCCCCGCCTATGGCAAGTAATCCATCCGGGTCAGCGTTTTCAGGGTGGGGAAATACCGTGCCCTTGGTCAGAAAAGATACACTCACTCATTTACTTTAAAGTTGAAAGTTAAATAGCTTTCTTTCATGACTGATAAACTATGCTGATACTTTAAAATTAAGCTTGTCTTTTTTTCTGTTTAACTCCACCTTTATAACAGAATTTTTGTCAGTATTTTCAAACAAAAGTTTTTCAGCCAGGGGGTCTTTAATTTCTTCCTGTATAACCCTGCTTAAGGGTCTGGCCCCGAATGCCGGATCAAATCCTTTGCGGGCCAGCCAGGCTCTGGCAGGTTTTGAAAGTTCAATGCTTAACTTCTTGTCAGTGAGACGCTGGTTGAGTTCTACAATGTTTTTGTCAACAATGGATTCCATAACACCAGTACTTAAGGGTTCAAATGGAACTATAGCATCCAGACGGTTTCTGAATTCCGGGCTGAAAAGTTTTTGTACTGCATTGATGCCCTTGGCGCTTAAGTCACTGGAGCTTTCCTGGCCAAAACCTATGCTCTTGGAGCTCATTTCTCTTGCTCCGGCATTGGAGGTCATAAGCAAAGTGGCATGTCTGAAGTCAGCTTTTCGGCCATTATTATCTGTTAGTGTGGCATAATCCATGATTTGTAATAATATGTTGAACATGTCGGGGTGGGCCTTTTCAATTTCATCCAAGAGCAGAATGCAATAGGGGTTTTTGCGGATGGCCTCTGTCAGCAAACCACCCTGGTCAAAACCTACATATCCGGGAGGTGCCCCTATAAGCCTGGCCACTGCATGTTTTTCCATATATTCGCTCATATCAAACCGTATGAATTTGACATTCAAAACCTGGGCCAGCTGCTTGGAAAGTTCTGTTTTACCAACTCCGGTGGGGCCGATGAGTAAAAAACTGCCAACTGGTTTGTTAGGCTCACGCAAACCGGCCTTGGACCTTTTGATGGCTTTGGCAAGGATGTTTACTGCATTGTCCTGACCAAAAATGACTTTTTTAAGATCATGATCCAACTCGTGCAGTCTTGCTCTATCCGAACTGGAAATCTGCTGCATGGGGATTCTGGCCATGCTGGCAATGACTTTTTCAATATCTTTGGGTGTGATCTGCTTTTTGCCTTTGGGAGCACCTTCCAGAACGTGAATGGAACCTGCCTCATCCATAACATCAATGGCTTTGTCAGGAAGGAAACGATCATTTATAAACCGTGCTGAGAGATCAACAGCAGATTCTATGGCCGATGGCATGTATCTAACCTTATGAAATTCTTCGTAGTAAGGTTTCAGTCCCTTGAGAATGGCAATACTTTCAGTCAGTCCTGGTTCTGGCAAGTCGATTTTCTGAAAACGCCTGGAAAGCGCTTTGTCTTTTTCAAAGTGATTCTTGTACTCTTCATAAGTTGAGGAGCCAATGCAGCGTACTTCGCCGGAAGCGAGGACCGGCTTCAAGATATTGGATGCATCCATGGAGCCGCCGCTTGTAGCTCCTGCTCCGACAATGGTATGTATTTCATCAATGAATAAAATTGCACCTTTGATATTTTTGATTTCATTGATCACGCCTTTAAGCCGGGCTTCAAAATCTCCTCGAAATTTGGTTCCGGCCAGAAGGGAACCCATATCAAGAGCAAATATTTTTGTTTTGAGAAAGGATTCAGGAACTTTCTTTTCAGATATGCGAAGAGCAAGACCTTCGGCCATGGCAGTTTTACCCACACCGGGATCACCTACGAAAATTGGATTGTTTTTTCTGCGCCGCAGAAGCACCTGAATAACGCGTTTCATTTCCATTTCACGTCCCACCAATGGGTCGATAAGTCCCTTGGCGGCTTTCTGGACTAAGTTTTCGGTATATTGCTCCAGAAAGCTCTTTCCTTTTTTCTCTTTAGGCTTGCATCCAGGGCAGGCGGATCCCGGCTGATCAGTGTCCATTTCGTGAGAAATATACTCCAGAACATCAAGTCTGGTCAGCCCCTGAGTCCTCAGGTAGTAAACAGCAAACGCGTCATCCTCTTCAAGCATTACAGCAAGAAGGTCTCCTGCCTGGATCATGTTTTTGCCTGCTGACTGCACATGCTTAAGCGCCTTGTGCATTACTCTTTGAACTCCTATGGTCTGAACAATTTCACGATCCCCTGAGGGGGGCAATACTTCGAGATGGTCAAGAAAAAATCTTTCCAACTGGTTTTTCAGTTTGAAAAGATCAGCTCCACATCCGGACAATACCTGTTTACCCTTGTTGTCCAGAAGGTATGCGTAGAGTATATGTTCAAGGGTCAGATACTCATGGTGCCTGACTTTGACTTCCCGAATGGCTCTGGCAATAATTCTTTCAAGTTCGCTGCTTAACATTTATACCTCTTCCATGGTGCATTTGAGGGGATAACCTTCTTTCCTGGCCATACTTTTTACCATAACAACCTTGGTCTCTGCAACCTCGGCAGTATAGATACCGCATATGCCGATGCCGTTTTTATGAACGCTCATCATAATCTGAACAGCTTCTCCCTCGGTTTTGTTAAATACTTTCTGCAGTACATAGATGACAAATTCCATGGTGGTATAGTCGTCATTGTGCAAAAGCACCTTGAACCGCCTGGGTTCCCGAATTTCATCATCCTCGAATGCTTCCTGGGAGACCTGTTCGTCAGTTATTTCTCTGGTCATAGTTTGAAACCCTAATATTTAAAAAATAAAAGTCAATCTTTCGTGCCCTGTTGATGTTATGAAGTTCACAGAAAGCAAATGGTTTTCTGTATCGCATCTGTTTAGCGCTTCTAAGTAACTAGAATCGTTTTGCTAATAAAATCAAACGCTTATATTTTTCACATTTTCACGATTTTAACTTTGATTGATGCACATTTGCCAGAAAAGTTCCGTCAAAGATGGGAGCTTTGCGCCTGGCACAGCTTCCTGCCCGGAGGCTTACAGCCCGGAGGGGGACTGTCCCAATTTTCAGAAAAGTGACAGACTCGTAAAGTTACTCACAGGTTCGGTCCCGGGCCGCCCGGGTGAGGAGCTTTTAAGGAAAGCAGGGGACAGGCATTCCGGGCCCCACTTGAGCGTCAATTTGTGCTCTAAATGTGGTGAACAGGTACGAATTTCTGACATAAAAAATACACAGCAAGTCCAACACCGGATCGATTCACCTGGTGCAGTGTTAATCAGGGTAACAGATACTTTCCAGGCACAGCCCCTTAGCCGGTGCTGTAGCTGGGCCTGTGGTGCGGTCTTTGCCTTTCATGAGCTGATCAAGATAATGAACAGGGTACTTGTTTCGTCCAATAACCTCAAGGGTGCCGGCTATGTTTCTGACCATTTGTTTTAAAAAACCGTCGGCAGAGATGCGCAGAACTGTTTCCTGAGGATACAGTCCAGCTGAAAAGGAAACTTTATGGACAGTCCTTGTACATGTGTTGACGCTGCTTCCGGTATTCATAAAGGCTCTGAAATCATGCCTGCCCACAAGCGAAGCAGCAGCCTCAGTCATAGCCTTGATATCCAGCGGGCCTGTTTTATGAACATAGCGTCTTCGCTGAGGATATACAAAGAGTTTTTCTGTCCAGTAAGTGTAATTATAGGTTTTGGACAGGGCGCTGAACCTTGAGTGGAAATCTCTGGATACTGTCTGAAGATCAATGACCCTGATGGATGAGGGCAACAGGCTGTTGAGGGCTTTGTTCCAAGGCAGGGATATTTTATCATCTGGTGGATCAAAGTGGGCCACCTGACCTAGGGCGTGGGTTCCGGCATCTGTCCTGCCTGCTCCATGGACCCTTACCTGACAGGAGCAAATTCTGCTGATGGCTTTCTCCAGAGTTCCCTGGACTGTTGGCTGTTCATGCTGTAATTGCCAGCCATTATATTCTGTTCCATCATAGGCCAGGGTCAGCCGAATACGTGTCAGTTCCATTGCGAACCCTGAATAATCATTTTTTCAGCCATTAATTTGTTAAGGTCATTGAGAACAGCCATTTTTCCGGCAGCCCAGTCAGGTGCCAGAAGTTCACCTGGAGCGGGATCTCCGGTAAGACGGTGGATAACAATGTCCGGTCGCAGTCTGGACAAGGCCTGGACAGTCCAGGATATATATTCATGCAGACTTAGAGGCGTATATTCTCCCTGATACCACATTTGGGCCATGGCAGTTCCGCGGCAGACATAAAGATTGTGGATTTTTATTCCCTGGACAGGGAGGTCATTAATAAAGTTAATGGTTTTCCTAAAGTTATGGATATTTTCCCCGGGCAGGCCTGCAATCACATGAGCACAGACCTTTATGCCAAGATTGTGCGCCATGGTGCAGGCCAGAGCAAAATCATCCGCCTTATGTCCTCTGTTGATACGCTGCAGGGTTAAATCGTCAGAGCTTTGCAGGCCAAGGTCTAACCATATTTCCTGTGCTGGAAAAGAAGCAAGAATTTGACATTTTTCCCTGTTTAGACAGTCAGGTCTGGTGCCCAGGCACAAAACAGCAAGGTCTTTCATGTCTGTGATTTGCTCAAGAGTGCTGGTAAGATGCCGGGAAGAACAATAAGTATTGGAATAAGACTGCAGGTATGCAGCCAGTTTCAATGATTTATTTTTTTTGAGCAGTTTTTCTCTGAATAGATTGTATTGATCTTTTAAAGAGATGTCTTTATTGAATAGTCCTGTACCTGATCCCTGCTCATTACAGAATGTACAGCCTTTGAAAGATATGGTTCCATCCCTGTTGGGGCAGCTGAAGCCTGCGTCTAAAGGTACTTTTCTTACCCTGGTTCCGAATTTTTTTTTCCAGTATGAAGATAGTTTATTATAAAATTCCATGGCTTTGGTAGTTATGCCCTTTTATCTTTCACAGGCCTGGTCAGTTTTTTCTGCAAAAAATGCACCCTGCGCAATATTGCCTGACCAGGGTTATTCTGGTAAGGAGATTGTTATGCGATTTTGAAAATCAAGTCGGTAACTTGAGAGTTAATTGTTATCAGTTGTTAGTTAATTGTTAATAGTTAAAGAAAAAAGATCATGATTTTTAGTGGTTAGGCTGTATGCATGTCTGGACAACAAAGGTTTTGAAAGGTGCAGTAAATTCAAGGTGTTGCACGAGAACTTATGTCTGTCCAGTTACCTGACAGCCTAATTTAATTTCAACAATAGATGTATGAGGAAAGTATGCCAAGAATACTGGATAAAATATTCGGTGCTGTATCCAACGATCTGGCCATTGACTTAGGTACTGCTAATACCTGTGTTTATGTCAAAGGTAAAGGGATAGTCCTTAGTGAACCTTCGGTGGTGGCTGTGAAAAAAGACTCCCGAGGGACCAATAAGGTGCTTTCAGTGGGCAGCGAGGCCAAAAAGATGCTGGGCAGAACACCCGGTAATATCACTGCCATAAGGCCAATGAAAGACGGGGTTATTGCTGATTTTGAGGTGACAGAGGCCATGCTCAGGCACTTTATTTCCAAGGTGCATAACAGTCGTCGTCTGGTCAGGCCCAGAATAATTATTTGTGTGCCCACGGGCATCACTCAGGTGGAAAAAAGGGCAGTAAAGGAGTCAGCTCAAAGCGCCGGGGCCAGAGAGGTTTATCTCATTGAAGAGCCCATGGCGGCAGCTATAGGTGCCAACCTGCCCATTACCGAACCTACTTCAAATATGGTTGTGGATATTGGAGGCGGCACTACAGAAGTGGCTGTGATTTCCCTTTCAGGCATTGTTTACAGTCGTTCAGTGCGAGTTGGCGGTGACAAAATGGATGATGCCATCAAACACCATGTTAAACGCAAATACAACATGCTCATTGGAGAAGGCAGCGCTGAAGCCATTAAAACCACCATTGCGTCGGCCTATCCTCTTGACGAGGAACAGGAAATGGTAGTCAAGGGCCGTGATCTGGTTTCTGGAATACCTCAGAATATCACTATTACTTCTGAAGAAGTGCGCAAGGCCATTTCAGAGCAGGTTGACAGTATTGTACAGGCGGTCAGAGTTGCTTTGGAGCAGACCCCTCCGGAACTGGCAGCTGATATTGTTGACCGTGGCATAGTCCTGACCGGGGGTGGAGCTTTATTAAAAGGCCTTGACCAGCTGCTGAGGGATGAAACATCCCTGCCCATCACAGTTGTTGATGATCCTTTATCCACAGTAGTTATGGGCTCAGGAAAGGTACTGGACAGCTTAGATGTCCTTAAGGAGGTTACGATAGATTAGCTTGGAAATCTCGCAAAAAAAAATCATCGGGCTTTTGTTCCTTTTTATAATTCTTTACCTGAGTCTGTACACCTGGAATGCCAGGTCCGGAGTTCTGGACCGTTTAGCTGCCTATACCGGGCTTGAGTTTGTGGGATGGGTGATCAAGCCTGGAAAGTTGCTGCACAACCATGCCGCTGATTTTTGGTCTACATATATAGATCTGGTGGCCGTGCACAAAGAAAACAAAGCTTTAAAGCAGCAGGTGAAAGAGCTTAAACTGCAGATTATGGCTAAGTCTGAGCGGGCTGCTTCAGCGTCCCGGCTGGAAAGTATGCTTGGATTTGCACCTCCATCAGGCTGGCAAAGCTCAGGTGCCAGGGTGGTGGCGCATGATTTTGGGCCAATAGGAGCCCTGAACTCTCTAATTGTCGATAAAGGCAAGCTTCAGGGCGTTGCGGTAGATATGCCGGTGATTCATCCTGACGGTGTTGTGGGCAGAACGTTCAGGAACGGGCTGAACTTTTCTTCAGTTCTCATTCTCTCGGATCCCAACAGCAGAATTCCTGTTATAAGCTCAGAAACAAGAGTACCGGGTATTATTTCCGGGCAGGGGTATCAAAAACCTCTTACTTTACAATATGTTCATCTCAATTCTCAACTTGAAAAAGGGGAAATGCTGGTCACATCCGGCCTGGCCGGGATATACCCCAAGGGACTGCCTGTAGCCAGAGTCAGTTCAATATTACGATCTGAAGTTTCACTTTTTCTAATAGTAGAAGCTGAGCCAATGGTTGATTTCAGGAAATTGGAGGAGATTATGGTTCTCAATAAAGACGAAAGACTTAAGATCAGAGATCTTGGTTTTGAGGGTTAGGTATATTGAAGCAGGTTTATTTCTGGCTTATTTTCAGTGTACTGGCGGTCTGGGGGCAGTACTTCGTTCCATCCATGGATTTTTTTACACCAGGGCTTGTAGTGTTATTGCAGCTTGGTCATGTTTCCATGGCTATGTGGTTGGGATTTTTCTGGATGATGGTACAGGAGGGTGCTGGGGGGCTGGCATTTGGAGCTATGATCCTTTTTTATTCCGGCATGATTGTTTTCTTTTATATTGGCGGGGTTTTTTTTGAAGTAAGTAATTTTTTATTTACATTTCTGATTTTTGTTTTTCTCGTCTTTTTTATGAGGGTGGTTGTCTCGGTTCTTGCTTCACTGCAAGGGGCTGTTTTGCCGGACAACTTCCTTCTCCATGACATACTGGTGCAGACAGGACTTTATTTTCTTGTCTGGATCGTAACGTTTAATCTCTTCAAAAAGCATTGTATTCATGAGCCAGTTCAAAGGTAGCAGCTTTTCATATGAAAAGTTTGGAGCCTGCCTGCTGCTTTTTTTAATTTTTATGCTTTTCAGCATCTTTGCACTCAGGCTGTGGTACCTGCAAGTGTATAAGGGAGAGTATTTTTCTCAGAAGGCAAGGGAAAATGTTGAGCGCAGACAGCATATATATGCGCCGCGGGGGCTGATATCCGACAGAAATGGTGTTCTACTGGCTGTCAATGAGCCATCTTACAGCCTGGCCATAGTCAGAGAGGACTGCCCGGATATTTCAGCTACCTTGAATCAGATCAGTGCCTGGACAGGTAAGGAATTACAGGAAATCGAGGCGGAGTTTCAGCGCGGCAGAAGTATGGTCAGATCTTTTGAAAATCAGATACTTGTTCCCAACCTGTCATTTGACATGCTGACCAGGGTTGAAACAGGATCACCATACTGGCCGGGGGTGAAAATTGTGGTTCAGCCCCGACGAAGGTATCTACAGGGTGAAGTTTTGTCTCATGTTCTCGGATATGTGGCCAGGGCCAACGAAGCAGAGTTACAGCGTGATCCTGAGTTGCGTCTCGGTGACAATGTGGGCAAATCAGGTCTTGAACTGACCATGGAACATACCTTGCGCGGCAAAAAAGGGCTGAAAAGGATGGAAGTCGACGCTTCAGGCAGGGTGTTGCATGAAGAAGAGATTGTTGCCCCTGTTTCCGGTCAAGATATAAGCCTCAGTATAGACCTTGATCTGCAGCAGAAAGCTCACAGCCTTATGGATGGCAAATCGGGATCGGTTGTTATCATAGATGCAGATACAGGCCAGATAATGGCCTTAGTAAGCACGCCGAGTTACGATAATAATGAATTTGTCTTTGGTATCTCTCACCAGAACTGGCAGGAACTTCTGAACAATCCTCACCATCCACTACAAAACAGAAGTATCCAGAGTACCTATCCACCTGGATCAGTATTTAAGCTAATAATGGCGGGCATGGCCCATATGGATCCAGAGGTCCGCACCACGGACCGGGTATTCTGTCCCGGACAAATGCGTCTTGGAAACAGAATTTTTCGATGCTGGCACAGCCATGGCTGGGTGGATATGACCAAGTCCCTGGTAGAGTCATGTGATGTGTATTATTATCAGCTTGGTGACAGGTTCGGTGTGGACAGGATCAGCAGTTTCTCAAAAGGCAGCGGTCTGGGCAAAAGGACCGGCATAGACCTTCCTCATGAAAGGGCAGGGCTAATTCCCACGAGAGAGTGGAAAAGGCAAAGGTTTAATGAAGGCTGGAGAGGAGGGGACAACCTTAATCTTTCTATAGGTCAGGGCTTCACTCTGGTTACTCCTTTGCAGATCGCTCGCTTTACTGCCGCACTAATAAACGGAGGCTATCTGTATAAACCTTCTCTTCTTTTAGACGAAGTCAGAGCAGATCCTGAAAAGCTTCCCTGGAGCGAAGGGGCACGTGACTTTGTTTACAGAACCATGATTGAAACTGTTGATGGTGACAGAGGTACGGCAAGAAGACTTAGAACTTCAGGGGTTGTTGTGGGGGGTAAAACCGGAACTGCTCAGGTAGTGCGTCTTTTGCCCGAACATAAGGAAGATGATCCTGAAGCAGTGGAATACTGGCTCAGGCACCATGGCTGGATGGCTGCATTTGCCCATGCCGAGGGAAGAAGGTACTCCATTACAGTTCTCGTAGAGCATGGAGGTTCAGGCAGCGGAGCCGCCGGTCCAGTAGTCAGGGGGCTTCTGGACCATATTTTCAAGAAAGATAAAGCTGGTTGATATTATATCCATATATTCATCATAGAATCATGATTGACAGACAACTTTTCTTCTATATCAACTGGCCCATGCTGGCTGTACTGTTTCTGCTTTTTACCGCTGGAGTTCTGAATCTTTACTCTGCCAGTGCATTCAGGGTTGGGGACGGCATGGCTCTGACCATATTTTACCAGAGACAGATTATCTGGGGTGGTATAAGCCTGGTTTTCATGCTGGCGGTTATGCTTTTTGATTACAGACATTTGAAAACCGTGTCCTGGTCAGTATATATGCTGGCTTTATTTTTTCTGGTAATAGTCCTTTTCTGGGGCAAGTCCATATACGGGGCTCAACGCTGGATTGACCTGGGAATATTTAACTTTCAGCCAAGTGAATTCGCCAAAATAGGTGTGCTGCTTATGGGGGCTGCTTTTCTAGCCAGGCACAAGCCACCCCTGGGCTTTAAGGATCTCTGCAAGATAATGGTCATTGTTTTAGTCCCGGCCTACCTCATAACCAGGCAGCCTGACCTTGGATCTGCCCTGCTGCTTATATTTCTGATATGCGGGATGGTATTATTTCACGGAATAAAAAAAAGCCTGTTTAAAATTATATTACTAACTTTGCCCCTGATAGCACCTCTGGGCTGGATGTTTCTCAAGGATTATCAGAAAACCCGACTTCTTTCGTTTCTTGATCCGAGCCAGGATCCACTGGGCTCGGGATATCATGTTATTCAGTCACAAATTGCTGTTGGATCAGGAGGTTTCTGGGGAAAGGGTTTCATGGAAGGCACTCAGAGCCAGCTGCGCTTCCTGCCCGAAAAGCATACTGACTTTGCGTTTTCAGTTTTTGGAGAAGAGTGGGGCTTTATCGGGGCAGTTGCTCTGCTCTCGCTTTTTTGTTTTTTTTTGTATCAGATTTTTTTATGTTCACAGGAAGCTAAAGACAGGTTCGGCTCTCTTCTGTGCGCAGGGGTATTTTTCTATTTTTTCTGGCAGATTCTTATCAATATCGGCATGGTACTGGGATTGATGCCGGTAGTTGGCATTCCGCTGCCTTTCATCAGTTATGGAGGTACTTCCATGCTGGTTAACTTTATAATGATTGGTCTTGTGCTGAATGTATCAATGCGCAGGTTCATGTTTAAGAGTTGATATGCTGAACATATTTAAGAGCACCCCCAAATCAAAAGGAGTGATGATGGCCAAAGACGAAATAAATGCGTTCATGGGTATGGGAACCTCATATCAGGGAAAGCTGGAGTTTAAGGGTACTGTACGCATTGATGGAGATTTTGAGGGCGAGATTGAATCCGACGGCACATTGATTGTGGGCAACGAAGCAACTGTCAAGGGCAATGTTAGAGTCGGTCAGATGGTTTTGAGCGGAAAGTTTGATGGGATACTCAAGGCCCAGGTAAAGGTCGTGCTGTATAAGCAGGCAAACTTTCTGGGTAAAATAACAACACCTGCCCTGATGATCGAAGAGGGTGCGGTGGTCCGTGGTGAAATCAATATGGAAGAAGATTCAGTTGAACCCCAGCAGGAATAAAATTGCCAACTCTGTCTGCAGAAGAAAAACCGGATGGATTTTCTTGCCTGCTGGGTGGTGGAAAATCCATAATCGGCAGGATTTTCTGTGAAAATTCTAACAATATTTTGAGGTATTAAAACTATATTTTCGGAATTTTCACAAAAATGTTTTGACACAAGCTTCTAAATCGGCTAAACGCTCTGTGTCTTTCACCATAAAAAAGCAACTTTGAACTTAATTTCACATTCTCTTGGGAGGCGCTATGATTGAACTTAATGTCACGTTTTTCATTCAACTTGTTAATTTTCTTATGGTTCTTCTATTGTTGAACGTAATTCTCTACAAACCCATACGCGGCATGCTCAGGAAAAGGGCTGAGATTATGTCTAACAGGGTGAACGAGATAGAGTCATTTTCATCCTCAGCAGTAGATAAGATGAAAGCCTATGAAGCAGAGCTTGAAAAAGCAAGACTAAGGGCTCAGGAGATCAGAAGCTCCTTTAAGGAAGAAGGTTATTCCAAGGAAAAGGAGCTGGTTGAAACTGCGTCAGGCGAAGCTGGCGTGATGATCAGGGAGGCAAGGCAGAAAGTTTCTTCAGAAAAAGAATCTGCCCTAACCAAACTCAAGAAAGATGTGGAAAAATTCGCAACTACTGCAACTGATAGAATTCTTAGCAAGGCATAATCATACATTTCTATTAAGGAGGGCTGTGTGTTGAAAGGAAATAAAAACGTACCGATTATTTTGGCGCTCCTGTTGGTTGCTGCTGGAATTTTCAACGTTGTGGACCCTATGAATTTTCATCCGGATCTGAAAAATCAGATCTGGAGGGTCATCAACTTTGTCATTTTTCTGGCTGTAATCTACTACGCCGGGGGTAAAAAACTGTTTACCTTTTTCCCGGGTCGAAGCAAGGAAATTGAGTCCGAACTCAATGATCTTGCAGCGCGCAGGGAAAATGCCGAGCAGAAATTGGCAGATGTGGAAAAGAGCATTGCCAATCTCGAGGAAGAGAGAGCCAAGCTGATTGAACAGGCCAAAGCTCAGGGTGAAGCCCTGAAGTCAGAGATCATTGCCAAGGCAGAAACTGCCGCGGAACTGATCAAGCAGCAGGCCAGGGTCAGTGCAGAACAGGAAGCAAAGTTGGCACTTGAGGAAATCAAGGCCGAGCTTGCGGAGCAGGTAACAGAGGCTGCCGAAGCCATGATCAGGAAAAAACTCAAGGCCGAGGACCATAAAGCTTTAATTAACGACAGTCTAACAAGGGTGGTGCTAAATTGATAGGTAATATAGTCGCACGCAGGTACGCCCGGGCCCTTTTTGCCCTTGGACAGAAACAGGGCGATAAAGAGCTTAAGGCTTATGGTGAGGATATGACAAAGATTGTCAGTGCTTTAGAGGGAGCCCCTGAGCTGCTTAGGATT
This genomic interval from Desulfonatronovibrio magnus contains the following:
- the mrdA gene encoding penicillin-binding protein 2; this encodes MSQFKGSSFSYEKFGACLLLFLIFMLFSIFALRLWYLQVYKGEYFSQKARENVERRQHIYAPRGLISDRNGVLLAVNEPSYSLAIVREDCPDISATLNQISAWTGKELQEIEAEFQRGRSMVRSFENQILVPNLSFDMLTRVETGSPYWPGVKIVVQPRRRYLQGEVLSHVLGYVARANEAELQRDPELRLGDNVGKSGLELTMEHTLRGKKGLKRMEVDASGRVLHEEEIVAPVSGQDISLSIDLDLQQKAHSLMDGKSGSVVIIDADTGQIMALVSTPSYDNNEFVFGISHQNWQELLNNPHHPLQNRSIQSTYPPGSVFKLIMAGMAHMDPEVRTTDRVFCPGQMRLGNRIFRCWHSHGWVDMTKSLVESCDVYYYQLGDRFGVDRISSFSKGSGLGKRTGIDLPHERAGLIPTREWKRQRFNEGWRGGDNLNLSIGQGFTLVTPLQIARFTAALINGGYLYKPSLLLDEVRADPEKLPWSEGARDFVYRTMIETVDGDRGTARRLRTSGVVVGGKTGTAQVVRLLPEHKEDDPEAVEYWLRHHGWMAAFAHAEGRRYSITVLVEHGGSGSGAAGPVVRGLLDHIFKKDKAG
- the rodA gene encoding rod shape-determining protein RodA, whose product is MIDRQLFFYINWPMLAVLFLLFTAGVLNLYSASAFRVGDGMALTIFYQRQIIWGGISLVFMLAVMLFDYRHLKTVSWSVYMLALFFLVIVLFWGKSIYGAQRWIDLGIFNFQPSEFAKIGVLLMGAAFLARHKPPLGFKDLCKIMVIVLVPAYLITRQPDLGSALLLIFLICGMVLFHGIKKSLFKIILLTLPLIAPLGWMFLKDYQKTRLLSFLDPSQDPLGSGYHVIQSQIAVGSGGFWGKGFMEGTQSQLRFLPEKHTDFAFSVFGEEWGFIGAVALLSLFCFFLYQIFLCSQEAKDRFGSLLCAGVFFYFFWQILINIGMVLGLMPVVGIPLPFISYGGTSMLVNFIMIGLVLNVSMRRFMFKS
- a CDS encoding bactofilin family protein; this translates as MLNIFKSTPKSKGVMMAKDEINAFMGMGTSYQGKLEFKGTVRIDGDFEGEIESDGTLIVGNEATVKGNVRVGQMVLSGKFDGILKAQVKVVLYKQANFLGKITTPALMIEEGAVVRGEINMEEDSVEPQQE
- a CDS encoding ATP synthase F0 subunit B — encoded protein: MIELNVTFFIQLVNFLMVLLLLNVILYKPIRGMLRKRAEIMSNRVNEIESFSSSAVDKMKAYEAELEKARLRAQEIRSSFKEEGYSKEKELVETASGEAGVMIREARQKVSSEKESALTKLKKDVEKFATTATDRILSKA
- a CDS encoding ATP synthase F0 subunit B, with translation MLKGNKNVPIILALLLVAAGIFNVVDPMNFHPDLKNQIWRVINFVIFLAVIYYAGGKKLFTFFPGRSKEIESELNDLAARRENAEQKLADVEKSIANLEEERAKLIEQAKAQGEALKSEIIAKAETAAELIKQQARVSAEQEAKLALEEIKAELAEQVTEAAEAMIRKKLKAEDHKALINDSLTRVVLN